The following are encoded in a window of Mycobacterium decipiens genomic DNA:
- the gltB gene encoding glutamate synthase large subunit — MTPKRVGLYNSAFEHDSCGVAMVVDMHGRRSRDIVDKAITALLNLEHRGAQGAEPRSGDGAGILIQVPDAFLREVVDFELPAPGSYATGIAFLPQSSKDAAAACAAVQKIAEAEGLQVLGWRNVPTDDSSLGALSRDAMPTFRQVFIAGASGMTLERRCYVVRKRAEHELGTKGPGQDGPGRETVYFPSLSGRTFVYKGMLTTPQLKAFYLDLQDDRLTSALGIVHSRFSTNTFPSWPLAHPFRRIAHNGEINTVTGNENWMRAREALIKTDIFGSEADVAKLFPICTPGASDTARFDEVLELLHLGGRSLAHAVLMMIPEAWERHASMDPARRAFYQYHASLMEPWDGPASMTFTDGVVVGAVLDRNGLRPSRIWVTDDGLVVMASEAGVLDLPPSKVVRRMRLQPGRMFLVDMAQGRIVDDEEIKAELAAEHPYQQWLDQGLVPLDELPAGKAVRMPHHRLVMRQLAFGYTYEELNLLVAPMVRAGAEPIGSMGTDTPVAVLSQRPRMLYDYFHQLFAQVTNPPLDAIREEVVTSLQGTTGGERDLLNPDEHSCHQIVLPQPILRNHELAKLVSLNPDDEVNGRPHGMRSKVIRCLYQVAEGGAGLAAALTEIREQASAAIADGARVIILSDRESDERMAPIPSLLAVGAVHHHLVRDRTRTQVGLVVESGDAREVHHMAMLVGCGVAAVNPYLVFESIEDMIDRGVIDGFSNGLDRDTALNNYVKAAGKGVLKVMSKMGISTLASYTGAQLFQAVGICEEVLDEYFTGLTCPTGGITLEDIAADVAARHRLAYLDRPDERAHRELEVGGEYQWRREGEYHLFNPETVFKLQHSTRTGQYKIFKEYTRLVDDQSERMASLRGLLKFRTGVRPPVPLDEVEPASEIVKRFSTGAMSYGSISAEAHETLAIAMNRLGGRSNCGEGGEDARRYDPDPNGDWRRSAIKQVASARFGVTSHYLTNCTDIQIKMAQGAKPGEGGQLPGHKVYPWVAEVRHSTPGVGLISPPPHHDIYSIEDLAQLIHDLKNANPSARVHVKLVSENGVGTVAAGVSKAHADVVLISGHDGGTGATPLTSMKHAGAPWELGLAETQQTLLLNGLRDRIVVQVDGQLKTGRDVMIATLLGAEEFGFATAPLVVAGCIMMRVCHLDTCPVGVATQNPVLRERFTGKPEFVENFFMFVAEEIREYMAQLGFRTLNEAVGQAGALDTTLARAHWKAHRLDLTPVLHEPESAFMNQDLYCSSRQDHGLDKALDQQLIVMSREALDSGKPVRFSTTIGNVNRTVGTMLGHELTKAYGGQGLPDGTIDITFDGSAGNSFGAFVPNGITLRIYGDANDYVGKGLSGGRIVVRPSDDAPQDYVAEDNIIGGNVILFGATSGEVYLRGVVGERFAVRNSGAHAVVEGVGDHGCEYMTGGRVVILGRTGRNFAAGMSGGVAYVYDPNGELPANLNSEMVELETLDEDDVDWLYGTVQAHVDATDSAVGRRILADWAGQQRHFTKVMPRDYKRVLEAIALAERDGVDVDKAIMAAAHG; from the coding sequence CGTGGATATGCACGGCCGGCGTAGCCGCGACATTGTGGACAAGGCGATTACCGCGTTGCTCAACCTTGAACATCGCGGCGCCCAGGGCGCCGAACCGCGCAGCGGCGACGGCGCCGGCATCCTCATTCAGGTCCCGGACGCATTCCTCCGGGAGGTCGTTGATTTCGAGTTGCCCGCCCCGGGCAGCTACGCCACCGGTATCGCATTCTTGCCGCAGTCGTCCAAAGACGCGGCGGCGGCCTGCGCCGCGGTGCAGAAGATCGCCGAAGCCGAGGGGCTGCAGGTACTGGGTTGGCGAAACGTGCCCACCGACGACTCGTCGCTGGGTGCCTTATCTCGCGACGCGATGCCCACCTTCCGGCAGGTGTTCATCGCGGGGGCCTCCGGTATGACGCTGGAACGGCGCTGCTACGTCGTGCGCAAGCGCGCCGAGCACGAACTCGGCACCAAAGGCCCAGGCCAAGACGGGCCCGGCCGGGAAACCGTCTACTTCCCCAGCCTCTCCGGCCGGACGTTCGTCTACAAGGGCATGCTGACCACCCCGCAGCTGAAAGCGTTTTACCTGGACCTGCAGGACGACCGGTTGACCAGCGCACTGGGCATTGTGCACTCCCGATTCTCCACCAACACGTTCCCGTCCTGGCCGCTGGCGCATCCGTTCCGGCGAATCGCCCACAACGGGGAGATCAATACCGTCACTGGCAACGAGAACTGGATGCGGGCCCGTGAGGCGTTGATCAAAACCGACATCTTCGGCTCGGAAGCCGACGTGGCGAAGCTGTTCCCGATTTGTACACCGGGCGCCTCCGACACCGCGCGCTTCGACGAGGTGCTTGAGCTGCTGCATCTGGGTGGACGCAGCTTGGCCCACGCGGTGTTGATGATGATCCCCGAAGCGTGGGAACGCCACGCGTCGATGGACCCCGCGCGGCGCGCGTTTTACCAGTACCACGCGTCGCTAATGGAACCGTGGGACGGTCCGGCGTCGATGACGTTCACCGACGGCGTGGTGGTGGGCGCTGTCCTCGACCGCAATGGCCTGCGCCCATCGCGGATCTGGGTCACCGACGACGGTTTGGTGGTGATGGCCTCCGAGGCCGGTGTGCTGGACCTACCTCCGTCGAAGGTGGTACGCCGGATGCGGTTGCAGCCGGGCCGGATGTTCCTGGTGGACATGGCGCAGGGCCGCATCGTCGACGACGAGGAGATCAAGGCGGAGCTGGCGGCCGAGCACCCCTATCAGCAGTGGCTCGACCAAGGGCTGGTTCCGCTCGACGAACTACCGGCGGGTAAGGCCGTGCGGATGCCCCACCATCGACTCGTCATGCGGCAGTTGGCATTCGGTTACACCTACGAGGAACTCAACCTGCTGGTGGCGCCGATGGTTCGGGCCGGAGCCGAGCCGATCGGGTCGATGGGGACCGACACTCCAGTTGCGGTGCTGTCGCAGCGTCCCCGGATGCTCTACGACTACTTCCATCAGCTGTTCGCCCAGGTGACCAACCCGCCGTTGGACGCCATTCGCGAGGAGGTGGTGACCAGCCTGCAGGGCACCACCGGCGGTGAGCGTGACCTGCTGAACCCGGACGAGCACTCGTGTCACCAGATCGTGCTGCCCCAGCCGATTCTGCGTAACCACGAGCTGGCCAAGCTGGTCAGCCTCAACCCCGACGATGAGGTCAATGGGCGCCCGCACGGTATGCGATCCAAAGTGATTCGCTGTCTGTACCAGGTCGCCGAGGGAGGCGCCGGGCTGGCCGCCGCGCTCACCGAGATACGCGAGCAGGCGTCTGCGGCGATTGCCGATGGTGCGCGAGTCATCATCTTGTCCGACCGCGAGTCCGACGAGCGGATGGCACCCATACCGTCGCTGCTCGCCGTTGGTGCGGTGCACCACCACTTGGTGCGCGACCGGACCCGCACCCAGGTGGGTTTGGTGGTCGAATCCGGTGATGCCCGCGAAGTGCATCACATGGCGATGCTGGTCGGTTGCGGTGTCGCCGCGGTGAATCCCTATCTGGTGTTCGAGTCGATCGAGGACATGATCGACCGTGGCGTCATCGACGGCTTTTCCAATGGGCTAGATCGCGACACGGCGCTGAACAACTACGTCAAGGCCGCTGGTAAGGGTGTGCTGAAAGTGATGTCCAAGATGGGCATCTCGACGCTGGCCTCCTACACCGGTGCCCAACTGTTCCAGGCGGTCGGCATCTGCGAGGAAGTGCTCGACGAATACTTCACCGGGCTGACCTGCCCCACCGGCGGGATCACCCTGGAAGACATCGCCGCCGACGTCGCCGCCCGGCACAGGCTGGCCTACCTGGACCGGCCGGACGAACGCGCGCACCGCGAACTCGAGGTGGGCGGGGAATACCAGTGGCGCCGCGAGGGCGAGTACCACCTGTTCAACCCGGAGACGGTGTTCAAGCTGCAGCATTCCACGCGGACCGGCCAGTACAAGATCTTCAAGGAGTACACCCGGCTGGTCGACGATCAGAGCGAGCGGATGGCGTCGCTGCGTGGTCTGCTCAAGTTCCGTACCGGCGTGCGTCCGCCGGTTCCGCTGGACGAGGTCGAACCCGCCAGCGAAATCGTCAAGCGCTTCTCGACGGGGGCGATGAGCTACGGTTCGATCTCCGCTGAGGCGCACGAGACGCTAGCCATTGCGATGAACCGGCTGGGGGGCCGATCGAACTGCGGTGAGGGCGGCGAGGACGCCCGCCGCTATGACCCCGACCCTAACGGGGACTGGCGCCGCAGTGCGATCAAGCAGGTCGCCTCCGCACGATTTGGGGTTACCTCGCACTACCTGACCAACTGCACCGACATCCAGATCAAGATGGCGCAAGGTGCGAAACCTGGTGAAGGAGGCCAACTTCCGGGACACAAGGTGTACCCGTGGGTCGCCGAGGTCCGGCACTCAACGCCAGGTGTCGGACTGATCTCGCCGCCGCCCCACCACGACATCTACTCCATTGAGGATCTGGCGCAGCTGATCCACGACCTGAAGAACGCCAACCCGTCCGCGCGGGTGCACGTGAAGCTGGTCTCCGAAAATGGGGTAGGGACGGTTGCGGCTGGAGTTTCCAAAGCGCATGCCGACGTGGTCCTGATCTCCGGGCATGACGGCGGCACCGGCGCGACCCCGCTGACATCGATGAAGCACGCCGGCGCACCGTGGGAGTTGGGTCTGGCCGAGACGCAACAGACCTTGTTGCTCAACGGGTTACGCGATCGAATTGTGGTCCAGGTGGACGGTCAGCTAAAGACGGGCCGCGACGTGATGATCGCCACGCTGCTCGGGGCGGAAGAATTCGGCTTCGCCACGGCGCCATTGGTGGTCGCCGGCTGCATCATGATGCGGGTGTGCCACCTCGACACTTGCCCGGTCGGTGTCGCCACCCAGAACCCGGTGCTGCGCGAGCGGTTCACCGGAAAGCCCGAGTTCGTGGAGAACTTCTTCATGTTCGTTGCCGAGGAAATCCGGGAATATATGGCGCAGTTGGGCTTCCGCACCTTGAACGAGGCGGTCGGCCAAGCCGGTGCGTTGGACACCACGTTGGCACGCGCACACTGGAAGGCGCACAGGTTGGATCTGACGCCCGTGCTCCACGAGCCGGAATCGGCCTTCATGAATCAGGATCTGTACTGCAGCTCGCGCCAGGATCACGGCCTGGACAAGGCGCTCGATCAGCAGCTGATCGTGATGAGCAGGGAAGCACTGGATTCCGGGAAACCCGTCCGGTTCTCCACCACCATAGGCAACGTCAACCGCACGGTGGGCACCATGCTCGGCCACGAGCTGACGAAGGCCTATGGCGGCCAAGGCTTGCCGGATGGAACCATCGACATCACGTTCGACGGATCGGCGGGCAACAGCTTCGGCGCCTTTGTACCCAATGGAATTACCTTGCGCATCTACGGCGACGCCAATGACTACGTCGGTAAGGGGCTGTCCGGTGGCCGGATTGTGGTGCGGCCGTCCGACGACGCACCGCAGGATTATGTAGCTGAAGACAACATCATCGGGGGCAACGTGATTCTGTTCGGCGCCACCAGCGGGGAGGTCTACCTGCGCGGCGTGGTCGGCGAACGGTTCGCGGTGCGCAACTCCGGGGCCCACGCTGTGGTCGAGGGTGTGGGCGATCACGGGTGCGAGTACATGACTGGAGGCAGGGTGGTCATCCTGGGCCGCACGGGCCGTAACTTCGCGGCCGGTATGTCCGGCGGTGTGGCCTATGTGTACGACCCCAATGGTGAACTGCCGGCCAACCTGAATTCGGAGATGGTCGAACTCGAGACCCTCGACGAGGATGACGTGGACTGGCTGTACGGCACCGTACAGGCGCACGTCGACGCCACCGATTCCGCGGTCGGCCGGCGGATCCTGGCCGATTGGGCGGGACAGCAGCGTCACTTCACCAAGGTAATGCCGCGTGACTACAAGCGGGTCCTGGAAGCGATCGCTCTGGCCGAACGCGACGGCGTGGATGTCGACAAGGCGATCATGGCGGCTGCGCATGGCTGA